DNA from Cotesia glomerata isolate CgM1 linkage group LG10, MPM_Cglom_v2.3, whole genome shotgun sequence:
aatcaaaattttatagaatataatgtcatatttacataaaataatataatctaGTTTGTATtcagtatttttatattttatgtgatttttaataaatatgtttgtaaaaaattttttgataattttattcataagaaataatttataataataataataataatttatatacattacttttcttattcttactgtcttattattattattgtttaactacttttattattccctagcggttttgtaaatgccgaaaaatgtcgcaattatacagtattaatgcggtatttttttcagcatttttcggttgttttggtcagtttttatcgaaaaattacggaacatttaccgtaaaaatgcgACACATTTacgctaaaaatttagaatatttacGCTGAAAATGCGGCATATTTACGGTGATAAGGCGGTAAAATGATTGTATTAAAACCATATTTAAAAACGgtgtcaaattaaataacgctcggactgggattcgaacccagaacctcctGGGGatatgtcggctactctaccatttgagctacccGGATTATACCATACtattttttgcttattctatatacattaagtcacaccgtccatcttacgataagcatatttaaaattaaataatataattatatatgtgaaacaatataacttttcgatttttagaaaatttgcaattttctaagtgagaaattaaaaattgaaattaaaattagaatatatttacttaacatatgtattattttatattaattactgctAAATAcctaactaaaaataatattctacatATTTTGTATTCAAAAATAGTATTTGTTTTACAAAGTAGCGATGGAGaataaaagcaaaatttgaaatttttcattttattcatttctaacatagaaatgaactaaaaaataaaactaaatctttaataattgtccattatgtcagaaaatattcggcaaaaattactgtattattacggcaattatttggaatttttgggtaaaatttgggcatttatgcggtaattgtatagtatatttttggtaactgtacatcataagtgcagtatatatactggATAACTTCACAGGataaaaactggccaaaacaactatagtttaaccgcattattactgaattataacggtaaatgtacggcatgagcataaatgccgaaaaattaCGGCATTCTCAAAACCGCGAGGGTTACTATgtattcatttatatataagGCCCTTAAGGAGCTAAGACTTCAAGgtctaaaattttgataaataaataaataaataaatgaaatataaattatatatcttCTTTATCTTATAAGTCGTACACATATTAaatttcttcataaaaaatatctggatttatagtaattatctgttatagttattaatattttttctatataaatttgtatttcttTCGTTTTTCTTTGCGTCCATTAAATGTGTGTATGAGTCACAATCCATTTGTCTAATCTTTAAAGCTATCAAATGAAATCTATAAAGTAATGGCTGATAGCTTctttaaaatgtatattaagTTTTAAGAAGTACAgtcatagaaaataattatatttaactaaaataattataatattttgtaaccGATAATTATACTTCTGATTTTAAGAaagaagaatataaatttggaaaaaaaattaaatctcttaagaatttttcatactatcaattatatttacaataaaaatataacagtaaatttaaaacgtagttagttttaattttgaatacgACTGTACTAAAAGTGAACAAAGGAAAtgatttttgtataaaaacaAGCAAGTTCTGATTAGATTGTCTAGTTAGCCCTTGGAAATTTCagagtttattttttcttgtagacacaaataaaggatctaaaatacagaaaaaggtgattaaatttattcaaaaaatgaatttaaaaattaaatcgttaTGCGTGTTACTGATTTTATCAATTACGCCTTCTTCTTCGCAAATAAATCCAAAGGCTCTTATAGAAGTGGCTAAATATGGCTGGAAGGCAATTCAAGCGCTTATAGCGATTGATTCTTCAGtaaaaaatcagaaatttGAACAAGATGTGATCAACGCGTTAGATGAAATTCGTCAAAGCACTGCGAGGATTGAGTCTTTGATAACAGACGAAGCAAATCGTATAATTGAAGAACTCAAggtaaaaattgatatgcaGATCGTGGGTAAATTCGTTCGTGCTGTGTTTGAAATAAATGAACGATTTGAGAAGAAATTCTTGAGGTACTTCACCGACAACGATACGTATCAACCTGAAACTatcgaaaattatattaatgaaaCGATCTATTCGTCAGATTTTAAAAGAGCTTTAGCTCGGATACAAGAGTATACTGTACCTAATCACTATATTCCACATGTAGATGAAAAACTAGTTTTTGAAATActacatgattatataaaaataaaagtaagtattatgaaaaatacaaaacttaattttaataatttatataaatgcttatgatattaaagttagcagtcacttaatcattttttaattatatttaacaaataaatttgttttgaaaaattatacttttaatttttttttaatttctacgtcagtttttttttctcatttttttttttaatactggaATTGAAagacatgaaaattaatttagcagatatttaataatattaaaattttttgtaacaaataaattgtagcaaaaaaaattgacaagtatagaaattaaaaaaaaataaaagtgcaatttttaaaaaacaattttttggaacgaatttgtttgttaaaaaaatactaaaaaatgatcaaattttttaactaataaactatagcaagaaaaatttatttaaaaaattccatctttagaagctctaaaaaattataagtgcaattttttataaatatttttataaatctagttttattattaaaaataaataaaaaattgcaaagttTTTGCCAATTTCGATGTCAttatttttgccataatttatttgttacaaaaattctaaaaatcatcaaatatctgtcaaattaattttcataaatatttaataatttaatgaagaaataatataaattttttatcaaagaaaaACCATCTTTGTGACTGTAACGATGGACAATCTTCTTATGACTTGATATTTGGAGTTTTTAATCTTGCAATGACAGCTCTATCTAAAGGATACGCCATGGTAGCGCATGCTTACCGATACCGTCAATGCAACTCAACGAATCCAGGTatgtatataattaattttttatcattaaatgaTTGTCAATATGAAGTTATATATCGATCTTCGctattaataatctttaacaAATGCGTGGAAACCAGAAATACGTGACACTTTGGATGATTATAAAGAAACAGCGCTTAAAATCGCTGAAGTTGCACGATCGGCTGGGGAGATGGAATCTAAAGCAATCCGTCGTTGTGatcctgaaaaatttaaagaaggtgagaattgaatttttttgacactaataataatttttttttaatttttacttgttaaatttttttcataacaatttaattgttttaaaattgtgatactAAAATaagatgacattaaagttagcagtcacttgacaattttttaattttatttaacaaaaaaattattttcgaaaaattgcatttatagttttttaaaatttctacatgtcaattttttttctaatttatttttagccataatttatttattgtaaaattcttgaaattattgaatatatgctacattaattttcattaaaattagaaGACATTTGactatttttgatttttgtatgatattaaaattagctgtcactttacaattttttaattctatctaacaaaaaattatttttaaaaaattgcatttttaatttttttaaatttctacatatcaatttttttttctaattttttttttgccataatttattttttattaaactcttaaaattattaaatatatgctaaattaattttcttttttttttttattgatcgaTAGGTGAGAACTACGAAAGCTATCAATTTTTGACAACTTTGGTATCCAATAATTATATGATAAACCACAGAGATTACATTATGAGCtacgtaaattattattttgagcgCTCAGCGTCCTTTTGTGATGGATttctttatgataaaatgtATGATGAATACTTTTTAGAAGCTTATTTGGCGGTAATTATTGGCTTTTTATTCAGTTGACTGctagattattaaaaatttcaattatttaattgtaatctTAATTATTACAGCCAGTAAATAGCAAACGACGCTACTGTTATGCAAGAGTACAAGGCGAGGATCTGAAGTGGTATTATAAAGGTCGGATAACTGAAGGTTGTGACTACGATTATGGATTGTACTACCCTATACAGTGGGGTCATTTAGACTTTAGTAAATACCTTTGTTCGCAGCCTTCACTTTCGAACAAAAGCGCTTATATTAATTTGACATCAGCATACTGGGATACTCCTTTTACAAACCAGTGATTGACAATTATTcttcttcaattattaataataacagtaatctgttatattatttttacttcttaattgttttaattttgtttattgtaGAGTTATCACTGGAATCCGCTTagtcacaaaattatcaattacttaCTTTGAAATACAACAAGGAGTTTTAGTAAATGGAACTATTGACAACACGACCGTCAAATGGGATGATAGAGTTACAAAGAAGCTTGAAgatatggaaaaaaataatcaaataccTGATTATGCCTCTAGAGATTTAACTGAACTCAGTTATCataatagaatattaaatttggaTGACATAATCTTGCCTGCTGGCTGGGCTGTTGTTggtaaaaactttttatttaatttttttaattatctatattattaatatttttatatcaatctcaccaatagtcaatttatgatgataagtaaatatttaggctgcattcgaaaatgctctatctctagatacataattaagaaatgactttgtatcttgtgaactattgacatttttaaagatataagctcatctcgatgttacactcatcaagacctttcatttaagtacccacatcaatttttcatatattttatatatttatgtatattatatatatgtatatatcaaaaatgcatgtgggtactcaaatgaaagctcttgatgagtgtaatatcgggatgagcttatatctttaaaaatgtcaatagtgaaaaaagtacagtgcaatttaacgtaattatgaaatgaccttgtatcttgtgaactattgacatttttaaagatataagctcatctcgatgttacactcatcaagacctttcatttaagtacccacatcaatttttcatatatttatatatatatgtatgtatatatgaaaaatatataaaaattcatgtggatactcaaatgaaagctcttgatgagtgtaatatcggaatGAGCTCATAtcctcaaaaacgtcaatagttaagaaagtacagtacaatttaacataatcaagaaatcactttgtatcttgtgaactattgatatttttaaagatataagctcaccccgacattacactcatcaagacctttcatttaagtacccacatcaatttttcatatatttatatatattatatatatgtatatatgaaaaatatataaaaatgcatgtggatactcaaatgaaagctcttgatgagtgtaacattgggatgagcttatatctttaaaaacgtcaatagttaaaaaagtacagtgcaatttaataaaattcattattttataaagtagaattttatttatttgtagttCACAAGCtatggcagtcacatagttactgcaaggttgctcgtattttttaatcttgtatttttaaacattGTCCATAATTagttatatgaaaattaaattagcccacatctagaaatttttataatttttttaatgaaaaaattattacaaaaaaattaaaagaaaaaattttacatgttaattttaaaaattatacgtggaatttttttaagtattttttttacttgtaattaaattgatgcaaaaaataaaaaatttttgaacgtcGGTTAATTTTACTATCATTCTAATTATAGGTGTTACATTCCAACAATCACACGGAAATCCTATAGTTCTACAGGTAGCAGGAGTAAAAATCATTGATGAATCAGGAAATCCTATTATTTCAACTGATGTACACTGGTTTTCAGGAACGAATAATTTAAACAGGTAATAATCCGTAAAATTTGACTGCAAACATGTCTGatgtaaaattgatttttagaaatttgaaattattttattacactgagaaaaaaaaattttgtccagaaaaaatatttcttggctcaagaatcgtttaaaataaattttggttttttgacaaaagaatatcaatatctatcatgataataaaatattgttattaattttgatagattaaCATACGAATaggttcacttgaattaaagaaaaataaatcgattaattcaatcaattcttgatacaataaaaaatattcttgaaaattatcaagaatatatattcttgtgacaagaaaattttctcaagagtagtactttattttcttagtgtacaaaataaaaaactgtaaaagagtaatttttaacattaaagtATTTACCCTACatcaaagataattttttttttataatgtacaatactataaatcatttttaagcaaactttaattttttttttagaaatgaaataacaaaaagtGATCTCGACATTCCAACATTAGGCAAGACAAAGAATGGTGAACTAAGTGAACCAGGAAAGCATTTTGCCAAATTTCAAATGACTGGTTGGGTGGTAGACGCCGGTCAGACTTTAATTCCTTTTATAGACATGCAAAAAGTGGTTACTAATCCTCCAGCACCTATTGGTGGTGTCGGGCTTTATTATAAAGGTCAAAATGGATACGGAGGATTCATTGCGCCAAAACTTCTAAGCATGAATAATACTATTTATATGAGcgaaaattatttgaagaaaacATTTAATGAtacaagtaattatttaaataaatatgatagatattatgattattgcgTAATTTAAGCATAATAAAATCTAATTtgaagatttaataaaatgaa
Protein-coding regions in this window:
- the LOC123273427 gene encoding uncharacterized protein LOC123273427, with product MNLKIKSLCVLLILSITPSSSQINPKALIEVAKYGWKAIQALIAIDSSVKNQKFEQDVINALDEIRQSTARIESLITDEANRIIEELKVKIDMQIVGKFVRAVFEINERFEKKFLRYFTDNDTYQPETIENYINETIYSSDFKRALARIQEYTVPNHYIPHVDEKLVFEILHDYIKIKKNHLCDCNDGQSSYDLIFGVFNLAMTALSKGYAMVAHAYRYRQCNSTNPEIRDTLDDYKETALKIAEVARSAGEMESKAIRRCDPEKFKEGENYESYQFLTTLVSNNYMINHRDYIMSYVNYYFERSASFCDGFLYDKMYDEYFLEAYLAPVNSKRRYCYARVQGEDLKWYYKGRITEGCDYDYGLYYPIQWGHLDFSKYLCSQPSLSNKSAYINLTSAYWDTPFTNQVITGIRLVTKLSITYFEIQQGVLVNGTIDNTTVKWDDRVTKKLEDMEKNNQIPDYASRDLTELSYHNRILNLDDIILPAGWAVVGVTFQQSHGNPIVLQVAGVKIIDESGNPIISTDVHWFSGTNNLNRNEITKSDLDIPTLGKTKNGELSEPGKHFAKFQMTGWVVDAGQTLIPFIDMQKVVTNPPAPIGGVGLYYKGQNGYGGFIAPKLLSMNNTIYMSENYLKKTFNDTSNYLNKYDRYYDYCVI